A region of Natribaculum luteum DNA encodes the following proteins:
- a CDS encoding extracellular solute-binding protein gives MTNTRSSITRRQFLTTVGATTVFGIAGCSSSNSTGKMELLSAGSLSIILGNKVGESFEQETGTTFQGEFHGSNAVMRFITSGQKSPDVVASADAGLLRDELQPDYTTWDVVFASNSVGITYNPDTQVGRMLENGTPWYRALREADSEIAMSDPDLDPLGYRTVQMFKLAEEYYDVDGLAQDLINRLEIDPQEAHLLAGIETGDRAAAVCYKNMAVDHGLSFVSLPDELNFSNPEYADHYAQATYTTDEGTTIEGTPVLYNATVLTSADHPENGRRFLSYLLQNRDVLSENGLIVDDRFPRTNGDVPEEVLP, from the coding sequence GTGACGAATACGCGATCTAGTATCACCCGGAGGCAATTCCTCACTACAGTCGGTGCGACAACCGTCTTCGGGATTGCTGGCTGTAGCAGCAGTAACAGTACGGGTAAAATGGAGTTATTATCAGCGGGAAGTCTCTCGATAATTCTCGGGAACAAGGTAGGAGAGTCGTTTGAACAGGAAACGGGGACAACGTTTCAGGGAGAATTCCATGGCTCGAATGCTGTCATGCGGTTCATCACGTCAGGGCAGAAGTCGCCAGACGTGGTCGCAAGTGCTGATGCCGGCCTACTCCGTGACGAACTCCAACCCGACTACACGACGTGGGATGTCGTCTTCGCCTCGAACTCCGTTGGTATAACGTACAACCCCGACACGCAGGTCGGACGGATGCTCGAAAACGGGACACCGTGGTACAGGGCATTACGTGAGGCGGATTCGGAGATAGCGATGAGCGACCCCGATCTCGATCCGCTCGGGTATCGGACGGTCCAGATGTTCAAGCTTGCCGAGGAGTACTATGATGTCGATGGTCTAGCACAGGACCTCATCAACCGACTCGAAATCGATCCACAGGAAGCACATCTGCTGGCAGGAATTGAGACGGGAGACCGGGCCGCTGCTGTCTGTTATAAGAATATGGCAGTCGACCACGGTCTCTCCTTTGTTTCGCTACCCGACGAACTCAATTTCTCGAACCCAGAGTACGCAGATCATTACGCTCAAGCGACGTATACGACTGACGAGGGTACGACTATCGAAGGGACGCCGGTACTGTACAACGCGACCGTCCTCACCAGCGCTGACCATCCCGAGAACGGACGACGGTTCCTCAGCTACCTCCTGCAGAACCGGGATGTCCTCAGCGAGAACGGCCTCATAGTCGATGATAGATTCCCCAGAACGAATGGAGATGTTCCGGAGGAAGTCCTTCCATGA
- a CDS encoding ABC transporter permease yields the protein MTRMHETKSNRTGFNSVFGGDYTVFGLLGAILAVYLLYPFVTFFAGAQGNGISVADFTRPEIISAARYSLTTAPISTAVATAFGVPLAYFLSRSEFRGKLLVDSLVILPLVLPPVVGGVMLLTGFGSFTPVGQVANSLGLTLTDSYIGIIFAQTFVASPFVVITSRAGFDSVEEYERASRSLGKGPVETFFRVSLPLTSGHILAGVALTFARSIGEFGATMMTAYNPHTMPTQIWVTFISRGVYATLPIVAVLVTFGLAVVVGIRYSGKSIGVKE from the coding sequence ATGACTCGGATGCACGAAACCAAAAGTAACCGAACAGGATTCAACTCAGTCTTCGGTGGTGACTACACTGTCTTTGGTCTTCTCGGGGCTATTCTGGCCGTCTATCTGCTCTACCCGTTTGTGACCTTTTTCGCGGGCGCTCAGGGGAACGGAATCTCTGTTGCTGACTTCACACGTCCAGAGATCATTTCGGCAGCTAGATATTCGCTCACGACAGCCCCTATCTCGACAGCTGTAGCCACAGCCTTCGGCGTACCTCTGGCCTACTTTCTCTCGCGATCGGAGTTCAGGGGCAAACTCCTCGTTGACTCTCTGGTCATACTTCCGCTCGTGCTTCCGCCAGTCGTTGGCGGTGTGATGCTCCTCACGGGCTTCGGTAGCTTCACACCTGTTGGGCAGGTTGCCAACTCGCTGGGACTGACGCTCACCGATTCGTACATTGGTATCATCTTTGCACAGACCTTCGTGGCATCTCCGTTCGTCGTCATCACGTCACGTGCGGGTTTCGACTCCGTCGAGGAGTACGAGAGAGCGTCGAGAAGCTTGGGAAAGGGACCTGTTGAAACGTTCTTCCGGGTCTCGTTGCCGCTCACCAGCGGACACATACTCGCGGGAGTCGCCCTCACGTTCGCGCGTTCGATCGGCGAGTTTGGTGCCACGATGATGACAGCGTACAATCCCCATACAATGCCGACGCAGATATGGGTGACCTTCATATCGAGAGGGGTCTACGCCACTCTCCCGATTGTCGCAGTGCTGGTGACTTTCGGATTGGCCGTAGTCGTCGGAATCCGCTATTCCGGAAAGAGCATAGGTGTCAAAGAATGA